The following are encoded in a window of Ignavibacteriales bacterium genomic DNA:
- a CDS encoding Wzz/FepE/Etk N-terminal domain-containing protein, translating into MAENIGLSFFDYLIIIIKWKKFLISLAVVVAVLSYLGVYFLIPPQYDATAVIVPSEQDQMGGITSLLKSFSNLPVSIPGLKKSTSTDIYKTIIYSRTSMEKLIEKFGLYKEYGYHTMDETINEARSHVFAEETKENAYEITVRASSPKKAEEMSNFLVDQLNSTIIEMDVRKSKENKEFLANRYSEIKDNLKNSEDSLTRFQQATGILMAEDQTKASIEAYTKLEADLAAKQTELSIVQKLYGQDSPQAYNSKISVTEYENKLNKIKAGTDGNNLFLAIKNLPSKAMNYLRRYRDVKINQAMLEFIIPLYEQARFEEQKNIPFLQIIDHAKAPEKKAYPKRFTITIVITAIIMFIMIFVVILREVAGNSDDPKVKFVRNNLFSFRTKKI; encoded by the coding sequence ATGGCTGAGAATATAGGATTAAGTTTTTTTGACTATCTAATAATAATTATCAAGTGGAAGAAGTTCTTAATTTCACTTGCCGTAGTGGTAGCCGTTTTATCATATCTTGGGGTCTACTTTTTAATTCCGCCTCAGTATGATGCCACAGCGGTTATTGTTCCCTCCGAACAAGATCAGATGGGTGGTATCACCTCTCTCTTAAAAAGTTTTTCAAATCTTCCTGTTAGCATTCCAGGATTAAAAAAATCTACCAGTACAGATATCTACAAGACAATTATTTATAGTCGCACATCAATGGAAAAATTGATCGAGAAATTCGGGTTGTACAAAGAATATGGTTACCATACAATGGATGAGACTATCAATGAGGCAAGAAGTCACGTCTTTGCAGAGGAAACAAAAGAAAACGCGTATGAGATTACTGTCCGTGCCAGTTCACCCAAGAAAGCAGAAGAGATGTCTAACTTTCTTGTAGATCAACTTAACAGTACAATAATAGAAATGGATGTTAGAAAATCGAAAGAGAACAAAGAATTTCTTGCTAATCGGTATAGTGAAATCAAAGACAACTTGAAGAATTCTGAAGATTCTCTAACCAGATTTCAACAGGCGACAGGAATCTTGATGGCAGAAGACCAGACTAAGGCTTCAATTGAGGCGTACACCAAGCTGGAAGCTGACTTAGCTGCAAAACAGACAGAACTTTCGATTGTACAAAAACTTTATGGTCAAGATTCTCCGCAAGCATATAATTCAAAGATCTCAGTTACCGAGTATGAGAATAAGCTGAACAAAATCAAAGCTGGTACGGATGGTAACAATCTATTTCTTGCTATTAAAAATCTTCCCTCAAAAGCGATGAACTACTTACGCCGTTACAGAGATGTTAAGATCAATCAGGCAATGCTGGAATTCATAATTCCTCTTTATGAACAAGCTCGTTTTGAGGAACAAAAAAATATTCCTTTTCTCCAAATCATAGATCATGCTAAAGCACCCGAGAAAAAAGCTTATCCCAAACGTTTTACTATTACAATAGTTATTACTGCAATCATAATGTTCATAATGATTTTTGTAGTTATTCTACGCGAAGTCGCGGGAAATTCCGATGATCCGAAAGTTAAATTTGTAAGGAATAATTTATTTTCATTCCGAACGAAAAAGATCTAA